A section of the Salvelinus fontinalis isolate EN_2023a chromosome 33, ASM2944872v1, whole genome shotgun sequence genome encodes:
- the LOC129832150 gene encoding uncharacterized membrane protein C3orf80 homolog, giving the protein MDIMFNLSTGSRTCIYSITFLSAVVISSCHALRRCGDVQCVEGQQCCPPTVTGNGSASSMVRCCKLPLHIFFDNVGWVTRKLSGILILLLLFAMGYFIQRIICPRPRRHPHPEHPEEPSLFHGHVTASQDSLLDRYPEYSFGDFTSPVLLPAYDEVKYLPTYEETMQEVHRDQSDDNFLVHSEEPAADGGTRGGPIPREEGQDTSGHNTRASRNSV; this is encoded by the coding sequence ATGGACATAATGTTTAATCTATCCACCGGCAGCAGAACGTGCATATACAGCATCACCTTTCTGTCCGCGGTCGTGATTTCCTCCTGCCACGCGCTCCGCCGCTGTGGGGACGTCCAGTGCGTTGAGGGCCAGCAGTGCTGCCCCCCTACTGTTACCGGCAACGGTAGCGCGAGTTCCATGGTGCGCTGCTGCAAGCTCCCGCTGCATATATTCTTCGACAACGTGGGCTGGGTGACGCGCAAGCTATCCGGCATCCTGATCCTGCTGCTCCTCTTCGCAATGGGCTACTTCATCCAGCGCATCATCTGCCCGCGGCCGCGCCGACACCCCCACCCCGAACACCCCGAGGAGCCCTCTCTCTTCCACGGACACGTCACCGCGTCCCAGGACTCCCTACTGGACCGGTACCCCGAATACAGTTTTGGGGACTTCACCTCGCCAGTGCTGCTACCCGCATATGACGAGGTGAAGTACCTGCCGACCTACGAAGAGACCATGCAGGAGGTGCACAGAGACCAGTCGGATGATAATTTCCTGGTCCATTCGGAGGAGCCTGCTGCGGACGGAGGGACGCGGGGAGGACCGATACCCAGAGAAGAGGGACAGGACACTTCAGGACACAACACACGCGCGTCACGGAATTCTGTCTGA